One window of the Lactobacillus sp. PV034 genome contains the following:
- a CDS encoding adaptor protein MecA, with the protein MQVHRINENTIQVNIDADELKERGITMLDLLGNKSQIQNFFYQILNEVDGDHSFAKDDPVTFQVMPSGSGLELLISKVGNNVSDQSDKGDAQLKQLLDGLGDLQKTGDKNAFRKTKIEEETPDLLQSQRRIYVLKGIEMVAGLADTLKVEGLASSLYTYLHQYYLDLAFLDDNYIEMKPEDAWVIANEFGNNISLKKFNKIKPKAKRLIEEDALGNLRQYFTKA; encoded by the coding sequence GTGCAAGTACATAGAATTAATGAAAATACAATTCAAGTGAACATTGATGCTGATGAATTAAAAGAGCGAGGTATCACTATGCTTGATCTCCTAGGAAATAAAAGTCAAATTCAAAACTTCTTTTATCAAATTTTAAATGAAGTTGATGGTGATCATAGTTTTGCTAAAGATGACCCTGTAACTTTCCAGGTTATGCCAAGTGGATCGGGATTAGAATTATTAATTTCTAAAGTAGGTAATAATGTTTCTGATCAAAGTGATAAGGGGGATGCTCAATTAAAGCAATTGCTAGATGGACTAGGTGATTTACAAAAAACTGGTGATAAAAATGCTTTTCGCAAAACAAAAATCGAAGAAGAAACGCCTGACTTACTTCAATCACAACGGCGTATTTATGTCTTAAAGGGTATTGAAATGGTTGCAGGACTAGCTGATACTCTCAAAGTAGAGGGACTAGCTTCAAGTCTTTATACGTATTTGCATCAATATTATTTAGATTTGGCCTTTCTTGATGATAATTACATTGAAATGAAACCTGAAGATGCCTGGGTTATAGCTAATGAATTTGGAAATAATATTTCATTAAAGAAGTTTAATAAGATAAAACCTAAAGCTAAGCGTTTAATTGAAGAAGATGCATTAGGAAATTTGCGACAATATTTTACAAAAGCTTAA
- the spx gene encoding transcriptional regulator Spx yields the protein MINLYTSPSCTSCRKAKAWLKEHDIEFKERNIFAKPLNKDEIMQILSMTENGTEEIISTRSRTFQNLKVNLDDLSIQQLLDLIEKNPSLLRRPIIMDDRRLQVGYNEDEIRRFLPREVRRLELEEAEALINIEF from the coding sequence ATGATTAATTTATATACATCACCAAGTTGTACTTCTTGTCGTAAGGCAAAAGCATGGTTAAAGGAACATGATATTGAATTTAAAGAAAGAAATATTTTTGCAAAACCTTTAAACAAAGACGAAATTATGCAAATTCTTAGTATGACAGAAAACGGAACTGAAGAAATTATTTCTACACGTTCTAGAACTTTCCAAAATTTAAAGGTAAATTTAGACGATCTTTCTATTCAACAATTGCTTGATTTAATTGAAAAGAATCCAAGTTTGTTGCGTCGTCCAATTATCATGGATGATCGTCGACTACAAGTTGGTTACAATGAAGATGAAATTAGAAGATTCTTGCCAAGAGAAGTTCGTCGCTTAGAACTTGAAGAAGCAGAAGCTTTAATTAATATTGAATTTTAA
- the ptsP gene encoding phosphoenolpyruvate--protein phosphotransferase: MTKTLKGIAASDGIAIAEAYRLVEPDLSFSKTSITDVDAEIARFKKAVEESTKELEAVRDKAKETLGEDEAQVFDAHLLFLSDPEFTGAIETEIKDEKINAEAALDDTAQKYIAIFEGMTDNAYMQERAADVRDVSKRLMAHLLGKKLPDPASIDHEVVVIAHDLTPSDTAQLNKKYVKGFVTDIGGRTAHSAIMARSLEIPAVVGTETITSDVKDGEMVIADGLDGDVLFNPSDSEVKEYTEKGKAFAKRKAEWKKLKDEPSVTANGKHFTIAANIGTPDDMEGVKENGAEAIGLYRTEFLYMDSSDFPSEEDQFKAYKAVLEGMDGKQVVIRTCDIGGDKHLDYWDLPEEMNPFLGVRAIRLSMQNPDIFRTQLRALLRASAYGKLGIMFPMIGTLDELRKAKKILAEEKDDLVKKGVKIGDDLQVGMMIEVPAAAVLADQFAKEVDFFSIGTNDLIQYTMAADRGNDNVSYLYQPYNPSVLRLIKHTIDGAHENGIWCGMCGEAAGDDIMFPILLSMGLDEYSMSATSILRIRSLMKKINTNDIKELANEACDVSETYEENKKLVEETMKKLGINE, translated from the coding sequence ATGACGAAAACATTAAAGGGTATTGCAGCTAGTGACGGTATTGCCATTGCAGAAGCATATCGTTTAGTAGAGCCTGACCTTTCGTTTTCAAAAACTTCAATAACTGATGTTGATGCTGAAATTGCTCGTTTTAAGAAAGCAGTTGAAGAATCAACTAAAGAACTCGAAGCTGTTCGAGATAAAGCTAAAGAAACATTAGGTGAGGATGAAGCACAAGTCTTCGATGCTCACCTTTTATTCTTAAGTGATCCAGAATTTACTGGTGCCATCGAAACTGAAATTAAAGACGAAAAGATCAATGCTGAAGCTGCATTAGATGATACTGCACAAAAGTATATTGCAATTTTTGAAGGTATGACTGATAACGCATATATGCAAGAAAGAGCTGCAGATGTGCGCGATGTTTCAAAAAGACTTATGGCACACTTACTTGGTAAGAAGTTGCCAGATCCTGCTTCAATTGATCACGAAGTTGTAGTTATTGCTCACGATTTAACCCCAAGTGATACTGCACAACTTAATAAAAAATATGTTAAAGGCTTTGTGACTGATATTGGTGGTAGAACCGCTCACTCAGCAATTATGGCACGTTCACTTGAAATCCCAGCTGTAGTTGGTACTGAAACTATTACTTCAGATGTTAAAGACGGTGAAATGGTTATTGCTGATGGTTTAGATGGTGATGTGCTTTTTAATCCATCTGATTCAGAAGTAAAAGAATACACTGAAAAGGGTAAAGCATTTGCCAAGCGTAAGGCTGAATGGAAGAAACTTAAAGATGAACCTTCAGTTACCGCTAACGGTAAACACTTTACCATTGCTGCCAATATTGGTACTCCAGATGATATGGAGGGTGTAAAGGAAAATGGTGCTGAAGCTATTGGACTTTACCGTACTGAATTCTTATATATGGATTCATCTGATTTTCCATCTGAAGAAGATCAATTTAAGGCTTATAAAGCTGTATTGGAAGGTATGGATGGTAAGCAAGTTGTTATTAGAACTTGTGATATCGGTGGAGATAAGCACTTAGATTACTGGGATCTTCCCGAAGAAATGAACCCATTCTTAGGTGTTCGTGCTATTCGCCTTTCAATGCAAAATCCTGATATTTTTAGAACTCAATTAAGAGCATTGTTACGTGCATCAGCTTACGGAAAATTGGGTATTATGTTCCCAATGATTGGTACGCTTGATGAATTACGTAAGGCCAAGAAGATTCTTGCAGAAGAAAAAGATGATTTAGTCAAGAAGGGTGTTAAGATCGGTGATGATCTTCAAGTAGGTATGATGATTGAAGTTCCAGCTGCAGCAGTTTTAGCAGATCAATTTGCTAAGGAAGTCGATTTCTTCTCAATTGGTACTAATGACCTTATTCAATACACTATGGCTGCTGACCGTGGAAATGACAATGTTTCCTACCTATATCAACCATATAATCCTTCAGTTTTACGTTTGATCAAACATACTATTGATGGTGCCCACGAAAATGGCATCTGGTGTGGTATGTGTGGTGAAGCTGCTGGTGATGACATAATGTTCCCAATTCTTTTATCAATGGGATTGGATGAATATTCAATGAGTGCAACTTCAATTTTACGTATCAGAAGTTTGATGAAGAAAATTAATACTAATGATATTAAAGAACTAGCTAATGAAGCTTGTGATGTTTCTGAAACTTATGAAGAAAACAAAAAGTTAGTTGAAGAAACAATGAAGAAGTTAGGAATCAACGAATAA
- a CDS encoding phosphocarrier protein HPr, whose translation MEKREFHIIAETGIHARPATLLVQTASKFNSDINLEYNGKTVNLKSIMGVMSLGVGQGADVTVTADGDDAKEAIEAIADTMKKEGLAE comes from the coding sequence ATGGAAAAACGCGAATTTCACATTATTGCTGAAACCGGGATTCATGCACGTCCTGCTACTTTATTAGTACAAACTGCATCAAAATTTAATTCAGATATTAACTTAGAATATAATGGTAAAACTGTTAATTTAAAATCAATTATGGGTGTTATGTCACTTGGTGTTGGCCAAGGTGCTGATGTAACTGTTACGGCTGATGGTGATGACGCTAAAGAAGCCATTGAAGCCATTGCAGATACTATGAAAAAGGAAGGCTTAGCTGAATAA
- a CDS encoding ATP-dependent Clp protease ATP-binding subunit translates to MLCENCQQRPASIHLHTRIDGQDREFSLCDYCYQQLRQEQGKIQNMDNEFFSDFDDLFSALNGQNSTQNNNQNGPINQGNGRTPRNNQNRNNSILSQFGTDLTDLAKKGKIDPVIGRDKEIARVIEILNRRTKNNPVLIGEAGVGKTAVVEGLAQQIVDGSVPEKLQNKRIISLNMVSMVQGTGVRGQFEQRMQKLINELEEQTDVILFIDEIHEIIGAGNAEGGMDAGNIIKPALARGELQLIGATTIKEYRNIEKDSALARRFQPVDVKEPSLKETIKILQGIRKRYEDYHHVKYTDDSIEAAVNLSSRYIQDRFLPDKAIDLLDEAGSRMNLTIPYVDSAKIEERLTAAKDLKEQASQNEDYEKAAYYRDQVEKYEKLKDQKVDPDKIPTITKKIMNKIVEEKTNIPVGDLQKQEKNQLKNLEDDLQTKVIGQNDAVATVSRAIRRNRVGFNKSGRPIGSFLFVGPTGVGKTELAKQLAQQIFGSADAMIRFDMSEYMEPYSVSKLIGSAPGYVGYEEAGQLTEQVRHNPYSLILFDEIEKAHPDVLHLFLQILDDGRLTDSQGRTVSFKDTIIIMTSNAGQGIKEASVGFAAENTKEEQFKRVLGQYFKPEFLNRLDDIVEFNPLEKPELIKIVDLMLANTNEMVKDHGLHIQVTDVAKEKLVEAGYNPAMGARPLRRTIQEEIEDKVADYTLDHTEAKDLIADLVDDQIVISNN, encoded by the coding sequence ATGCTTTGTGAAAATTGTCAACAAAGACCGGCATCTATCCATCTTCATACTCGAATTGATGGACAAGACCGTGAATTTTCTTTATGTGACTACTGTTATCAACAATTAAGACAAGAACAAGGAAAAATACAAAATATGGATAATGAATTTTTTAGTGATTTTGATGACTTATTTAGTGCCTTAAATGGTCAAAATTCTACTCAAAATAATAATCAAAATGGTCCAATAAATCAGGGAAATGGTCGTACACCTAGAAATAATCAAAACCGTAATAATTCCATTTTAAGTCAATTTGGTACTGATTTAACCGACCTAGCAAAAAAAGGCAAAATCGATCCAGTCATCGGACGTGATAAAGAGATTGCTCGTGTAATCGAAATTTTAAACAGACGTACCAAGAACAACCCTGTTTTAATCGGTGAAGCAGGAGTTGGTAAAACAGCTGTTGTAGAAGGCTTAGCGCAACAAATCGTTGATGGTTCCGTGCCAGAAAAACTACAAAATAAGCGAATTATTTCACTTAATATGGTTTCAATGGTTCAAGGTACCGGCGTGCGCGGTCAGTTTGAACAAAGAATGCAAAAATTAATTAATGAACTTGAAGAACAAACAGATGTAATTCTTTTCATTGACGAAATTCATGAAATCATTGGTGCGGGGAATGCCGAAGGTGGAATGGATGCAGGCAATATTATTAAACCAGCTCTTGCTCGTGGAGAACTTCAATTAATTGGCGCAACCACAATTAAAGAATATCGTAATATCGAAAAAGATTCTGCCTTAGCACGCCGCTTCCAACCTGTTGATGTCAAAGAGCCTTCCTTAAAAGAAACTATTAAAATTCTTCAAGGAATTAGAAAACGTTATGAAGATTACCACCATGTAAAATATACTGATGACTCCATCGAAGCCGCAGTAAACTTATCTTCTCGTTATATTCAAGATCGCTTTTTGCCAGATAAAGCAATTGATCTGCTTGATGAAGCAGGTTCTCGCATGAATTTAACAATTCCATACGTTGATAGTGCAAAAATTGAAGAACGCTTAACAGCAGCTAAAGATCTCAAAGAACAAGCTTCACAAAATGAAGACTATGAAAAAGCTGCTTATTACCGTGATCAAGTTGAAAAATATGAAAAATTAAAAGATCAAAAAGTTGATCCTGACAAAATTCCAACAATCACAAAAAAAATCATGAACAAGATTGTGGAAGAAAAGACCAATATCCCTGTTGGAGACTTACAAAAACAAGAAAAGAACCAATTGAAAAACTTAGAAGACGATTTACAAACTAAGGTTATTGGACAAAATGATGCAGTAGCTACGGTTTCACGTGCTATCCGTCGTAACCGAGTTGGTTTTAATAAATCAGGTCGTCCAATTGGTTCATTCTTATTTGTCGGTCCAACTGGTGTTGGTAAAACTGAATTGGCTAAACAGTTGGCACAGCAAATCTTCGGTTCAGCTGATGCAATGATTCGCTTTGATATGAGCGAATACATGGAACCCTACTCTGTTTCTAAATTAATTGGTTCTGCTCCAGGCTACGTAGGTTATGAAGAAGCTGGTCAATTAACCGAACAAGTTCGTCATAATCCTTATAGTTTGATCCTATTTGATGAAATTGAAAAAGCTCATCCAGATGTCCTTCATCTTTTCTTACAAATTCTTGATGATGGTCGCTTAACAGATTCTCAAGGAAGAACAGTTTCCTTTAAAGACACAATTATTATCATGACGTCTAACGCTGGTCAGGGCATTAAGGAAGCTTCTGTTGGATTTGCAGCTGAAAATACTAAAGAAGAACAATTTAAACGGGTATTAGGTCAATACTTCAAGCCTGAATTCTTAAACCGTTTAGATGACATTGTAGAATTTAACCCATTAGAAAAGCCAGAATTAATTAAAATTGTTGATTTAATGCTTGCTAATACTAATGAAATGGTTAAAGATCATGGCCTACACATTCAAGTAACTGATGTAGCCAAAGAAAAATTAGTAGAAGCAGGATATAATCCTGCCATGGGTGCTCGTCCACTGCGTCGAACTATTCAAGAAGAAATTGAAGACAAGGTTGCTGATTATACTTTGGATCACACAGAGGCTAAAGATCTAATTGCTGACTTAGTAGATGATCAAATCGTAATTTCAAATAATTAA
- a CDS encoding peptide chain release factor 3, translating into MSNLTDKVKKRRTFAIISHPDAGKTTITEQMLLFGGVIRNAGTVKARKTGHYATSDWMDIEKKRGISVTSSVMQFEYQGKRINILDTPGHQDFSEDTYRTLMAVDAAVMVIDSAKGIEPQTKKLFKVVKQRGIPIFTFMNKLDRDGREPLDLIAELEDLLGIEGVAMNWPIGMGKQLKGLYDIANNRVELYRKDGEDRFIPLNDQGKLAEDTELAQDGLYQNTLDDIELLREAGNQFDEEKVLKGDQTPVFFGSALTNFGVETFLDSFVKLAPAPESHIVNGDQVLKPDTPEFSGFVFKIQANMNPQHRDRIAFVRIGSGEFKKGIDVNLARTGKPVRLNNATEFMSSERVQVSEAVAGDIVGLYDTGNFQIGDSIYAGKDKIEYPELPQFTPEIFMRVTPKNVMKQKSFHKGMTQLVQEGAIQLYRGWSTDDYILGAVGQLQFEVFAYRMKNEYNSEVELHTLGNRVARWIEPDQLDPKMSSSRNLLVKDKNEEPLFLFENAFAERWFKDKYPDVKLTSRL; encoded by the coding sequence ATGAGTAATTTAACTGATAAAGTAAAAAAAAGAAGAACCTTTGCGATTATCTCTCACCCAGATGCTGGTAAAACTACTATAACTGAGCAAATGTTGTTATTTGGTGGAGTTATTCGAAATGCGGGTACAGTAAAGGCCAGAAAAACAGGCCATTATGCTACTAGTGACTGGATGGATATTGAAAAAAAGCGTGGTATTTCAGTAACAAGTTCAGTAATGCAATTTGAGTATCAAGGTAAGCGTATTAATATTTTGGATACTCCTGGGCACCAAGACTTTTCTGAAGATACTTATCGTACATTAATGGCTGTTGATGCGGCAGTTATGGTTATTGATTCGGCTAAGGGTATCGAGCCTCAAACTAAAAAGCTTTTTAAGGTTGTTAAGCAGCGTGGTATCCCAATTTTTACTTTTATGAATAAGTTAGATCGTGATGGGCGAGAACCATTAGATTTAATTGCAGAGCTGGAAGATTTACTGGGTATCGAAGGTGTAGCAATGAATTGGCCAATTGGAATGGGTAAACAATTAAAAGGGCTTTATGATATTGCTAACAATCGTGTTGAACTTTACCGCAAGGATGGAGAAGATCGTTTTATTCCTTTAAATGACCAGGGGAAATTAGCTGAGGATACTGAGTTAGCCCAAGATGGTCTATATCAAAATACTTTGGATGATATTGAGCTCTTAAGAGAAGCTGGGAATCAATTTGATGAAGAAAAAGTGCTTAAAGGTGATCAAACTCCTGTTTTCTTTGGATCAGCATTAACTAATTTTGGAGTAGAGACATTTTTAGATAGCTTTGTAAAACTTGCTCCAGCTCCTGAAAGTCATATTGTTAATGGTGATCAAGTTCTTAAGCCTGATACCCCTGAATTTTCTGGTTTTGTCTTTAAGATTCAGGCTAATATGAATCCACAACACCGTGATCGAATTGCTTTTGTTAGAATTGGTAGTGGTGAATTTAAAAAGGGCATCGATGTAAACTTAGCGCGTACCGGGAAGCCAGTCCGACTAAATAATGCAACCGAGTTTATGTCTAGTGAACGTGTTCAAGTTTCAGAAGCTGTTGCGGGGGATATTGTTGGTTTATACGATACTGGTAACTTCCAAATTGGTGATAGTATTTATGCTGGCAAAGATAAAATAGAATATCCAGAATTGCCCCAATTTACTCCTGAAATTTTTATGCGAGTAACCCCTAAGAATGTCATGAAACAAAAATCATTCCATAAAGGAATGACTCAGTTAGTTCAAGAAGGAGCAATTCAGTTATATCGTGGCTGGAGTACAGATGATTACATCTTAGGTGCAGTAGGACAATTACAATTTGAAGTTTTTGCCTACCGGATGAAGAATGAATATAATTCTGAAGTTGAACTTCATACTTTGGGTAATCGTGTGGCACGCTGGATTGAACCGGATCAGTTGGATCCTAAGATGTCTTCTTCAAGAAACTTGTTAGTCAAAGATAAAAATGAAGAACCATTATTCTTATTTGAAAATGCTTTTGCAGAAAGATGGTTCAAAGATAAATATCCAGATGTTAAATTAACTTCTAGACTATAA
- a CDS encoding hemolysin family protein, producing MSKDAPASDLFSKFKAKFHREEKIEPAEKIRTDLTRLYKNNEITEREFSMMEGIVDFQSTIAREVMVPRTDAFMINIQDDLKENLEEILRQPYSRVPVYDGEKDKIVGIIHIRTILRVAWQKGFDRITYHDVISTPLYASELTEISELLTEMQETQRQIAILTDEYGGVVGLVTIEDLIEEIVGDIDDEVDQAEVLYKELTPFKYIVYGKMTLAEFNDKFKTDLQMEDVDTIAGYLITKLGVIPAKGEKLSVTLDNGITLTTRRMKGSRILTLLVTIPEKNIKEEANKK from the coding sequence ATGAGTAAAGATGCTCCGGCGAGTGATTTATTCAGTAAATTTAAAGCTAAATTTCACCGAGAAGAAAAAATTGAACCGGCTGAAAAGATAAGAACAGATTTAACAAGACTTTATAAAAATAATGAAATTACTGAAAGAGAATTCTCAATGATGGAAGGAATAGTTGACTTTCAATCAACTATTGCCCGTGAAGTGATGGTTCCACGAACAGATGCTTTTATGATCAATATTCAAGATGATTTAAAAGAAAATCTTGAAGAAATTTTGCGTCAACCATATTCTCGCGTTCCTGTTTATGATGGGGAAAAAGATAAGATTGTAGGTATAATTCATATCAGAACAATTTTACGAGTTGCTTGGCAAAAAGGCTTTGATCGGATTACTTATCATGATGTAATTTCTACACCACTTTATGCCTCAGAATTGACCGAAATCAGTGAATTATTAACAGAAATGCAGGAAACGCAGCGCCAAATTGCAATTTTAACTGATGAATATGGTGGTGTTGTTGGCTTAGTTACAATTGAAGATTTGATTGAGGAAATTGTCGGAGATATCGATGATGAGGTCGATCAAGCTGAAGTTCTTTATAAGGAATTAACACCATTTAAATATATTGTTTATGGGAAAATGACTTTGGCTGAATTTAATGATAAATTTAAGACAGATTTACAAATGGAAGATGTCGATACAATTGCAGGCTATTTAATCACTAAACTGGGAGTGATACCTGCAAAAGGTGAAAAATTAAGTGTCACCCTTGATAATGGTATTACCCTAACTACGAGACGGATGAAAGGGTCAAGAATTTTAACTCTCTTGGTGACCATCCCTGAAAAAAATATAAAAGAGGAAGCTAATAAAAAGTAA